aatgacataacatcatgctatttaagtctgacaggctttttccctattggccaatctaggtttctATATTTTTGCTTGGGACCCATAGCTAACAAATTaacattatatatgtaattcTATAGTTACCAATGTAAAatgagttttaaaaagtttatagtaaatatgatagtagAATGCATAATGGATTTAAACTTTCACTTAGCCTTCACCGATTTTTGTTTTACTCACGCAATATCAAGTAGTTAAAAAACATGCAGAATGTTAAActgagagagaaaaaaagaggcAGAGGGCATTTGCTTTCAGGCGCAGTAAAAGGATTTTAGTAAATATCATatcagcatctttgttattttgatgtatttgctacaccgactgccaaaattgaatttcgagaaacattttgttgatgttgTATGGCAAGAAAATGTGGTAATGAGGAAAACAGAAAAGCATTGTGTTCCAGATCATAAGATTAAAAAACCGTAAAACAGTTACGTAGTAACCCGAAGGTGCCCCGTATACACATTGTATTCtcacaatttttttgttttattattgtagttACACACTTAATATATTCCTTGCTTATGTTGGGGTTcggtaaaatgttttaatattcaatttttttcaataataaatgATACTTTAGTGGATGGCGTCTCCTTACGTTTAGCCAAGCAATACCAAGCCAGAGCCATGCCGAGTCAAGATGGAGCCGAGCCgtgccgggtccagccaagtagattGGAGgaggagcttactagctatataagctcgaacatttgtgtagaagagcagaacTGTTCTAGACCtattcattgcctgttacttgatcatccttgtacaacttatgaactaagcagaaatatatgtataaactcatgcaccgagtcttgtactagcgGAGGAAAAGAGAAGGCCACACAAAACCTTTaaactggtggcagcagtgaaaTTGGTAACGATCTcaagaactccaccacaggaATTGCATCAGGATCACTGGACTCTGAATAGACTGGGCTGCTTGAAAAAAACTGTTACAatgctcctactggaagaaatTTCTGGCAACAAGAAGAAACCCggagagagctgtggaaagtTCTGCAGCATCGGATCTAGTAGATGTACTGCTCCGTGAGCAAAAACCTGCTAAAGACTCCAACAGAACTTGCCTGAGGAGGCAGCGAGCTCCTACTAAAAGAACTTCTGGCAGGAACAAACCCAGAAAGAGCTGTGTAAAGTCCTGCAGTATCGAATCTAGTAAATGTACTGCTCCGgtagcagaaacctactaaaagGCTCTGACAGAACTTGCCTGAGACAGGTTGCTCCTACTGGAGGAACTTCATGCAGGAAGAAACCCAAAGAGAGCTGTCGAAAACCCTGCAGTATTGGACCCAGTAGATGTACTGCTTTAGGAGCGGAAACCTACTAAAGGTTCTGACAGGCCAAACTGTGAGGGTCTGGGTCAAACGACGAGGTTGGCCTCTTTGCTGAGTCGATATGCCACCGTGTTCAGTACAGCTGACGATGATGTAAGAAAGACCTCTGAGGTAAAACATTCCATTCCACTTAAGGAGGGCACCCAGCCGATCCGGCAACCCCCCAACAGACTTGGACTGGAGAAGGAGGCCGAGGCCACAAGGCAGGTTTAGGATCTGCTCAAGCGGGGCTCATTGAGCCAGCcggaggagcttggagctcctCCATGGTGTTGGTTCTGAAGAAGGATGGGAAGTGGCTCTTCTGCATCGACTACCAGTGTCTAAACACCGTCACCAAGCAGGATGCCTATTCTCTACCCAGGATTGACGACAGCCTAGACGCCCTGTCCGGCAGTGCTATTTCAGCACGTTCGACCTGGTGACCGCgaactggcaggtacccctgaaAACAGAGGTGCAGAAGAAGATGGCCTTCTAAAGACGGTCCAGATTATGGTAatggaaggtgttgcctttcgAACTGACATCCGCTCCCGCCACTCTCCAAAGACTCATGGGAGGCGTTCTACACGGCTTCCACTGGAGAACGCTGCTACTATATTGGGATGATGTTATAGTCATTGCCTTGGACTTTGATACGCATCTGCATTggctggaggaggtcttccagagactacACAAGGCCGGACTGAAATTTAAGCAGTCCAAGTGCAAACTATTACAACCCCAGGTCTGCTACCTGGGCTAGATAGTAAACCAGGACGGAGACTCTACAGACCCCAACAAAGTAAATGCAGTCACGGAATGGCTGAGCCCACGCAGAGTGAAAGAACTTCAGGGATTCCTCAGGACGGTCAgctactaccgacaatatatcCAAGAGTTCCCCACTATAGCGCATCCCTTGCACCGGCTGACTGCAAAAGGAAAGCCCTGGAAATAGATGAAAGGAGAACAGATCGCTTTCAACATGCTGAAGGATAGTATTAGCACAGCCCCGGTCTTGGGCTACCCAAATCCCCGAAGGCAGTACATCCTGAACACAGATGCCAGCGGATGTGGAGTGAGAGCCGTACTGTTCCAAGTACAGAAAGGTTGTGAGAGGGTCAACACCTACTACAGCATAACCCTCACCCTCTTGGAACACAATTACTGCGTCACTCAACGGGAGCTGCTAGTAGTGGTACTGGCAATTAAACACTTTTGGCTGTATTTGTAGGGCCAGGAGTTCCTCTCACGGACACACCACCCATCACTCCGATGGCTATGCAGGAAGAAGGAACCTTTGAACCAGGTAGCCCGGTTGCTCGAAATTCTGGCTGAGCTCTGCTATGTTCTGAAGCATTGGTCAGGGACTCGCCACAGAAACGCAGGTGGGCTTAGCAGGCAAACATGTGAAGACTGCCAGCAATGAGCAAGCATTGTGCAGAGGAATGAGGGCCTCTCACGGAAATAGTTGGCAAGGGAACAAAGGCAGTTAGCCGCATGGGTACCATCTAGTTGCTTGGATGGCAAGCCCGCTCTCGACAGAGCGGGATTGGCCCTGGGTAATGTCACATACTCCGGGGTGCCGGCCGGCAACTCGCACGAGACTACCGCCCCAACAGTGGCaggattgaacctgggtgctGGAGGGTCCCCTGAGGGGCTATCAGCCCCACCAGGAGTGGCAGGACCAAAATTCCAACTGGCAAAGACAAAGACGATCGGATAAGGACCAGTAGCTACTATGTACTGTGCCATCACCACAGGAGAAGAGGAGCCAGCGAAACACTTTGAAGCCGGAAGCAGAAAGCTAGATATCCTGCATCACATGCGAGGCTCTCTGTGCATACGACCGGGCGGCGTGCTAGAAGTATGTGTAGCCCTGCAGGGCCACGTCAGATGGTGCGCTATCTACCCCCCGGCCATGCGGGAGACCATTGTGTGGCAAACGCATGCCCTGGCCCACTCTGGAGTGGAAATAGCAATAAGCCGCCACCAGCTGACTTGGTACTGGTCCGGACTGTCAtccacagtcagacggctcatcaagtgttgtgaggtgtgccaAGTCGCGAAGCATTGAGGGACAAAGAAGGCCGGAAAAAAAAGGAGGCTCTACACCGGACGACTCTGGCAGAAGGTGGCCATGGACCTGGTGGGGCCAATTCCTGTCATTTTTAGGGGAAACAGGTGGGTGCTGGTCCCCATCGACCACTTCATCTAATAGCAGAACGCACTGGCACTGCCTGACACCACGGCCCCGGTGGTTGCTAACGCACTAGATGAGCAGGTTTTCTATTACCTGAGATTACCTGAAGAGATCTACACAAACCAAGAAGCGCAGTTCAAAAGCCAACTGATGGctgaactgtgccaactctggaatgtGGGGAAAACCCATACGACTCCATATTATCCACAGACCAACGGAATCGTGGAGCGGAACAACCAGGGACTCAAAGATTCATTGAGGACACTGCTCATGGCCCGGGGACAGGATAAATGGAACCTGCTGCTTCTAGCTGAAGAGAGCATACCAAGGTATTTCCTACTCCATGACAGGAGAGACGGCCAACATGTTGATGTTGGGATTGGAGCTGAGGTTGCTGGACCAGTTGGAAGGCCACCTCTATCGACTGAGTACTTTCCTGCCCACAAGCACACCCTTATAGTTCAGCGGAGGTTGCACGCAGTGCACAAGGCACTACAGCAAAGCCATATAGAAATGCGGCAAAAGGACAGGGAGAAATTACCGCTATACGCCCCAGAcaactgggtatggctcacgaatAAATGCCGGAGACGGGGAGAAAATCTTAAGCTGCAGGCACAGTTcgtgggaccataccaggtcctgaaggcctgGGGGAACCACAGATATGTAGTGGAATGGTAAGGTCAGTTTTCCATTCAAAGCAAAAGAAGGCTGAAGTGTTATCATGCTTGCCCAAAAAGGTTGGGGCAAGGCCCGGCCACCTTGGAGCCAAGGAGAGTTTCTAACATGAAAGGAGCTCAACTCAGCAGGCTAAAGAAGAGGCAGGAGGTGGTCAGAATAGACTCTGTACCCATAATTCCACTCCTCAGCTGGGTAAAGTTGCTGCTAGAGGCTTCAGAAAAATGAGGGCAGGAGATCACTCTGGGAGAAATTCCGGCAGATCGGAGGAAGGAGAAAGCCAAAGACGCCCTCCGAGTTCTGAAGAAATCAGCTCGGCCACTTGAAAAAAAGTTCTGGGAAAACCTGAAACAAATCCGGTAGAGACAAAAGAGACCACAAAACCAGATCCCATCAATCCTGCAATTCAATCAACTCTGGTCCGGCACAATCCGAGGCCGGCGCGGATCACTAAGAAGCCCGAACGGGAAAGAGAGGGTGTATGTTATTCTATATAATTGTTGGAAAACTGTCCGGAGATTGCGCAGGAAGATTTTAAAACAGTCCTCACGGACGCAATCAAGGCctttttttaaagcactcaTTTTCTCTGAACGACATCAGAGTGCTGGAAAAAATGGATAGCGAAGACAACACATCACTACAGGACTTACTGACTTCGGTTACAATTAGCTCGAAAGAAGCTGGAGAAGGAATGGGGAGGCCAACATCGGCAAATGTGGTGGCCTACAAGGCAGACGACACGGAGCTGGATATGACATGACAACCAGACTCTGACGTATTATAAATCACCGAAGAAGAAAAAGGAGCATAGAAGGAGCAGAGGCGCTGTTAGATGCAACCCTAACCGAGGAGAGAGTGGAGGATCTGCTCAACGAGACCAGGCCAGAAGAAGTGGAAGAGGAGTGGCCGGGTGGATGCTGTGCTCACTAAGAGGAGACGAGTCAGCCTTCCTTCACTAGAGTTGTCCTTTTCTCTGTTGGCTGTTACCGTTAGAGAAAGCACACCCGTGAGAGAGCCCGAGCCAGGGGAAACCAGGCCGCGGAGGAAGTCGATAGTGAGGACTATCAAATACCTGTCTTCCCGGACTGTCTCACGAGCGGAAGAACAGGTGAAGGAGAAGAGCTGCCGGATCTGCTAGTTTACGACCAGCACCCAGCGAATCCACCTTCATGTCTTACCACACTATGCCATGTCAGAGTGCCCCTGTGACTGGCAGCACGTTTCAAGAGATCAAATGCTATTACACCACGCTACTTACC
Above is a genomic segment from Watersipora subatra chromosome 6, tzWatSuba1.1, whole genome shotgun sequence containing:
- the LOC137398422 gene encoding uncharacterized protein; its protein translation is MAELCQLWNVGKTHTTPYYPQTNGIVERNNQGLKDSLRTLLMARGQDKWNLLLLAEESIPRYFLLHDRRDGQHVDVGIGAEVAGPVGRPPLSTEYFPAHKHTLIVQRRLHAVHKALQQSHIEMRQKDREKLPLYAPDNWVWLTNKCRRRGENLKLQAQFVGPYQVLKAWGNHRYVVEW